A part of Corynebacterium lactis RW2-5 genomic DNA contains:
- a CDS encoding lipopolysaccharide biosynthesis protein, giving the protein MAAPASPASSQVGRRIRTVATISAASALAAVVAFVVSILSARVLGPSGRGEVATVLQFAYVVAPFVGFGADRLLLRRDDRAHGLVPSVSAMVLVAALAALVAGLVYGPWLALTGVVALVTVSFAIVRAVAISRGRIAFFVAFFAAFQGSVLLISLALYFLGVSDWRAWAAAYIFPALPLAAWALAKARALTDARAGGVIETARTNAPFIASGLGTLAATRLDRVLLPALASPASLGLYIVVATATEPLYWVAQSVADQRTSETSGQGRTQVSSASVGKRLAVIAAAYALLGGIGGAVLYVLIVPVFGSEFAPARELVAPLAVAAVLLGCYRHLCGEILGSANPRRIGVVELAAVVIAVVCYPIGILLADALGAAWASAVVYLLAGLVAAGVLLRGASRGGDSGGVSGSDGGSEKDTSTSVEGA; this is encoded by the coding sequence GTGGCAGCACCCGCATCGCCCGCTTCTTCGCAGGTAGGGCGACGTATCCGCACAGTTGCGACGATTTCGGCGGCCTCGGCGCTGGCCGCGGTCGTCGCTTTCGTGGTAAGTATCCTATCCGCGCGAGTGCTGGGGCCTTCCGGTCGAGGAGAGGTCGCGACGGTCCTCCAGTTCGCCTATGTGGTGGCTCCTTTCGTCGGATTCGGCGCAGACCGGCTGTTGCTGCGCCGCGATGACCGCGCCCACGGTCTGGTCCCTTCCGTATCAGCGATGGTGCTGGTCGCCGCCTTGGCCGCGCTGGTGGCGGGGCTCGTCTACGGCCCGTGGCTCGCGCTGACCGGCGTGGTCGCGCTGGTTACTGTGTCCTTCGCCATCGTCCGAGCGGTCGCGATCAGTCGCGGCAGGATTGCTTTCTTCGTCGCTTTCTTCGCCGCCTTCCAGGGCTCCGTGCTGCTGATTAGCCTGGCGCTGTACTTCCTCGGAGTGTCCGACTGGAGAGCCTGGGCCGCCGCCTATATCTTCCCGGCGCTGCCGCTTGCGGCGTGGGCTCTCGCTAAAGCGCGGGCGCTCACGGATGCGCGGGCCGGTGGTGTTATCGAGACTGCGCGCACGAACGCCCCGTTCATTGCATCGGGGTTGGGCACGCTGGCGGCCACCCGCCTCGATCGCGTCCTGCTGCCGGCACTGGCGTCGCCGGCTTCGCTCGGCCTGTACATCGTCGTGGCCACTGCCACGGAGCCGCTGTACTGGGTCGCGCAGTCGGTCGCCGATCAGCGAACCAGTGAAACGAGTGGGCAGGGCCGTACGCAGGTGTCGTCGGCAAGCGTGGGGAAGAGGCTCGCAGTGATTGCGGCCGCCTACGCGCTGCTCGGAGGCATCGGCGGCGCGGTGCTCTACGTGCTGATCGTGCCGGTGTTTGGGTCGGAGTTCGCGCCCGCGCGTGAGTTGGTGGCGCCGCTGGCGGTCGCGGCAGTTCTCCTGGGCTGCTACCGGCACCTATGCGGCGAGATCCTCGGCAGCGCAAACCCGCGCCGGATTGGCGTGGTGGAGCTAGCTGCAGTGGTCATCGCTGTGGTCTGCTACCCGATCGGAATTCTGCTTGCCGACGCCCTCGGCGCCGCCTGGGCCAGCGCTGTCGTGTACCTGCTGGCGGGGCTGGTTGCGGCAGGCGTGCTGCTGCGTGGTGCGTCGCGAGGCGGGGATAGCGGCGGTGTCAGTGGCAGCGATGGCGGCAGCGAAAAAGATACTTCTACCAGCGTCGAAGGGGCGTAG
- a CDS encoding DegT/DnrJ/EryC1/StrS family aminotransferase, which produces MTSSTVAPSTAAQDSTPTSADQKRIFLSLATVTKAEEEAVVRALHSGWVAPLGPEVDAFESEIAERCGVAHGLALSSGTAGLHLALLALGVGRGDFVPVSSMTFAATTNAISYVGATPVFIDSTEDGNIDPQLLVSTVEELLAEGRSVPVVVVVDLFGRCADYPAFAPRLAELGVAIVEDAAEALGASVDGKPAGSFGRAAALSFNGNKIMTTSGGGMLLSDDTRLIGQARYLSTQARQPVAWYEHTDIGYNYRLSNLLAALGRAQHDRLDTMIARRREIRDAYIELLASLPDDAPGKGTRLLSDSDERFTENCWLTSIVLPQKVVDEGVLTPDIVIEALGKANIEARHLWKPMHLQPLYEGSRAVVNGTAENLFSRGITLPSGPALDDNDVARVISVLREVLG; this is translated from the coding sequence ATGACCTCATCTACCGTTGCACCTAGCACTGCCGCTCAGGACTCCACTCCAACAAGCGCTGATCAGAAGCGTATTTTCCTGTCTCTGGCGACCGTTACGAAGGCCGAGGAGGAGGCTGTCGTCCGCGCCCTGCACTCGGGTTGGGTGGCACCCCTCGGACCGGAGGTCGATGCCTTCGAGTCCGAGATTGCCGAGCGCTGCGGCGTAGCCCACGGGCTGGCGCTATCCTCTGGCACCGCGGGACTGCACTTGGCGCTTCTGGCGCTGGGAGTCGGCCGCGGAGATTTCGTGCCGGTATCCTCAATGACTTTCGCCGCGACCACGAATGCGATCTCCTACGTCGGCGCGACGCCTGTGTTTATCGATTCCACCGAGGACGGCAACATCGACCCGCAGCTGCTGGTCAGCACTGTTGAGGAGCTGCTGGCGGAGGGGCGTAGCGTGCCGGTCGTCGTGGTGGTGGACCTGTTCGGCCGCTGCGCCGACTACCCGGCCTTCGCCCCGCGCTTGGCCGAGCTCGGTGTCGCCATCGTCGAGGACGCCGCCGAAGCTCTGGGCGCCTCGGTCGACGGCAAACCCGCTGGTAGCTTCGGCCGCGCCGCCGCCCTGTCCTTCAACGGAAACAAGATTATGACCACATCCGGCGGCGGGATGCTGCTGTCCGACGACACCCGCCTGATTGGTCAGGCCCGCTACCTGTCCACGCAGGCCCGACAGCCCGTCGCCTGGTACGAGCACACCGATATCGGTTACAACTACCGCCTATCCAATCTGCTGGCGGCACTCGGGCGCGCGCAGCACGACCGCCTCGACACCATGATCGCCCGCCGTCGCGAGATCCGCGATGCCTACATAGAGTTGCTCGCTTCGCTTCCCGACGATGCCCCGGGCAAAGGAACGCGCCTGCTCTCCGACAGCGACGAACGCTTCACGGAGAACTGCTGGCTGACATCGATTGTGTTGCCACAAAAGGTTGTCGATGAGGGGGTCTTGACGCCGGACATCGTCATAGAGGCGCTGGGCAAGGCCAACATTGAGGCGCGCCACCTGTGGAAGCCGATGCACCTACAGCCGCTATACGAAGGTTCCCGCGCGGTGGTCAATGGCACTGCCGAGAATCTCTTTTCCCGAGGCATTACTCTGCCTAGTGGACCCGCACTGGATGACAATGATGTGGCGCGGGTGATAAGCGTTTTGAGGGAAGTACTGGGATGA
- a CDS encoding type I restriction-modification system subunit M: protein MARRKKEAVKVPSTTGEIKDMLWKSADKLRGSMDASQYKDVVLGLVFLKYVSDSFDERQKEIRIELEEQGFDEDVIQEDLEDIDSYTSENVFWVDPEARWEFLTANSKGRMGDDGKAQSIGKLIDAAMQHVMQDNEALTGTLPMIYGAENIDQRRLGELVDLFSSTYFGSTKERKARDLLGEVYEYFLDKFAKAEGKRGGEFYTPQSVVRTLVEILEPAEGRVYDPCCGSGGMFVQAEKFLEATKRDRSNIAIYGQELNERTWRMAKMNLAIHAISAAGLGQRWADTFARDIHAGTQMDYVLANPPFNIKDWVRNEEDTRWKYGVPPVRNANYAWMQHIVSKLSAHGSAGVVMANGTMTSQSSGEGEIRKNMVEDDVVSCVLALPAQLFRGTGIPVCVWFFDKDKSAGQKGSIDRRGEVLLIDARQLGHMVDRTERTFSDEDIQRIANTFRTWRGRESAEGEYEDVAGFCKSATIEEIREAGYALTPGRYVGMPEAEEDDEPIDEKIARLTKELTAALDESARLDAVVREQLGRLK from the coding sequence ATGGCAAGAAGGAAGAAGGAAGCGGTCAAGGTCCCTTCCACTACGGGCGAGATTAAGGACATGCTCTGGAAGTCCGCGGATAAGCTGCGCGGTTCCATGGATGCCTCGCAGTACAAGGACGTTGTGCTGGGCCTGGTGTTCCTGAAGTATGTGTCGGACTCTTTTGATGAACGTCAAAAAGAGATCCGCATTGAGCTTGAGGAGCAGGGCTTCGATGAGGACGTAATCCAGGAAGACCTGGAAGATATTGATTCCTACACCAGTGAGAATGTCTTCTGGGTTGATCCTGAGGCTCGGTGGGAATTTCTGACGGCTAACTCCAAGGGGCGAATGGGCGATGATGGCAAGGCTCAGTCGATTGGCAAGCTCATTGATGCCGCAATGCAGCATGTGATGCAGGACAATGAGGCACTGACGGGTACGCTTCCGATGATTTACGGTGCGGAGAATATTGACCAGCGCCGTTTGGGTGAGCTGGTTGACCTTTTCAGCTCGACCTATTTCGGCTCCACCAAGGAGAGGAAGGCTCGCGATCTTCTCGGCGAGGTTTACGAGTATTTCCTGGATAAGTTCGCGAAAGCTGAGGGCAAGAGGGGCGGAGAGTTCTATACTCCGCAGTCCGTGGTGCGAACCTTGGTGGAAATCTTGGAGCCCGCGGAGGGGCGCGTGTATGACCCTTGCTGTGGTTCGGGCGGCATGTTCGTGCAGGCGGAGAAGTTCCTGGAGGCTACGAAGCGCGACCGCAGCAACATTGCGATTTATGGCCAGGAGCTGAACGAGCGCACTTGGCGCATGGCCAAAATGAACCTCGCCATTCATGCTATTAGCGCGGCGGGCCTAGGCCAGCGTTGGGCCGATACCTTCGCGCGCGATATCCACGCGGGCACACAGATGGACTATGTGCTGGCGAACCCTCCGTTCAACATCAAGGATTGGGTGCGCAACGAAGAGGATACGCGCTGGAAGTACGGTGTGCCGCCGGTGCGTAATGCGAACTATGCGTGGATGCAGCACATTGTGTCCAAGCTGAGTGCTCATGGCTCCGCCGGCGTGGTGATGGCTAATGGCACCATGACCTCGCAGAGTTCGGGCGAGGGCGAGATTCGTAAGAACATGGTGGAAGATGACGTGGTCTCCTGCGTGCTGGCGCTGCCGGCGCAGCTCTTCCGCGGCACGGGTATTCCAGTGTGTGTCTGGTTCTTCGATAAGGACAAGTCCGCAGGCCAGAAGGGCAGTATTGACCGCCGTGGTGAGGTTTTGCTTATCGACGCCCGCCAGTTGGGCCACATGGTCGATCGTACGGAGCGGACTTTCTCCGACGAAGATATTCAGCGCATCGCCAATACTTTCCGCACGTGGCGCGGCCGCGAGTCGGCCGAGGGAGAGTACGAGGACGTTGCCGGTTTCTGTAAGTCCGCCACCATTGAGGAGATTCGCGAGGCGGGCTATGCGCTAACCCCTGGCCGCTACGTGGGGATGCCGGAGGCGGAAGAGGACGATGAACCAATCGACGAGAAGATCGCGCGTTTGACAAAGGAATTGACCGCTGCGCTGGATGAGTCCGCTCGCCTGGATGCGGTAGTGCGCGAGCAGCTGGGGAGGTTGAAGTGA
- a CDS encoding NeuD/PglB/VioB family sugar acetyltransferase: MANPWINNTATQKIVIVGAGGFGREVASHIRDINTYAVDHGLPEQWEILGFIDDGEPDLELCRRFGLDHLGGSDAFASLPEGTSYVIAIGNGAVRRLIAERADAAGLSAATLVHPDTTIGMLVTLGEGTVVCPGARITCHIELGAHCQVHVNVEVGHDAVAHDFVSIFPLAAISGFVTLGEATTIGANSVINPGVTVGEGAYVASGAAVNKDAEPYTLVAGVPAKPKKSLR, translated from the coding sequence ATGGCAAATCCGTGGATTAACAACACTGCAACCCAGAAAATCGTTATCGTCGGCGCGGGAGGTTTCGGCCGGGAAGTCGCAAGTCATATCCGCGACATCAACACCTACGCCGTCGACCACGGGCTGCCAGAGCAGTGGGAAATCCTCGGTTTCATCGACGACGGCGAACCCGACCTGGAGCTTTGCCGCCGCTTCGGGCTAGATCATCTGGGCGGCTCCGATGCCTTCGCTTCTCTGCCCGAGGGCACCTCGTATGTCATCGCCATCGGCAATGGCGCGGTGCGTCGCCTCATCGCCGAGCGTGCCGACGCGGCCGGCCTCTCCGCCGCCACCCTCGTCCACCCGGACACCACCATCGGCATGTTAGTCACTCTCGGAGAAGGCACGGTCGTCTGCCCCGGTGCGCGGATTACGTGCCACATTGAGCTCGGTGCTCACTGCCAAGTTCACGTAAACGTGGAAGTCGGGCACGACGCTGTGGCACATGATTTCGTCAGCATTTTCCCGCTGGCCGCGATCTCTGGATTCGTCACGCTCGGCGAGGCCACCACTATCGGCGCGAATTCGGTCATCAACCCAGGCGTCACCGTCGGGGAGGGCGCGTACGTGGCCTCCGGAGCGGCAGTAAATAAGGACGCGGAGCCGTACACCCTCGTCGCGGGTGTTCCCGCAAAGCCGAAGAAGTCCCTGCGCTAG
- a CDS encoding glycosyltransferase family 4 protein, which yields MRKSMRITYIHQHFVLPGEPGGSRPYEFARRMAADGHHVTMICGGQAPMDRVVDGIHVRRLAIPYRNEMSTRERIGSFVSFLVRASVVAARVPADVVFASSTPLTVAVPGIVAKFVRRAPLVSEIRDLWPEVPIKLGYLNNPVAIFLAKTLEKAFYAASSQVVALSPSMGQGVAAVAPGKDVTVIPNASDFERFDVPADQRAAFRAEQGWGDDVVAVYAGGFGMSYQLEWIVDLAEQLRRDGVEGVRFVLIGQGSDSEALHRRALDAGLDADAMFLGRQPKEAVAKYVSAADVALSPLRDDPCLEGNSLNKVFDAMAASRPVVFNHGGWLEEAATEHDSGWRLPRDIPAAARKFAEIVADRDALRAAGQRNRALGEKRFARDSLYSQLMDVLNSAVSGIRKEQN from the coding sequence ATGCGAAAGTCAATGCGTATCACCTACATTCACCAGCACTTTGTGCTGCCGGGCGAGCCGGGTGGGTCGCGTCCCTACGAGTTCGCGAGGCGGATGGCGGCCGACGGCCATCACGTGACCATGATCTGTGGCGGCCAGGCGCCGATGGATCGCGTCGTCGACGGCATTCACGTCCGCCGCCTGGCTATTCCGTATCGCAATGAGATGTCGACGCGGGAGCGCATCGGCAGCTTCGTGAGCTTCCTGGTGCGGGCCTCGGTGGTCGCCGCGCGGGTGCCTGCCGACGTCGTTTTCGCCTCGTCCACCCCGCTGACCGTGGCGGTGCCGGGCATCGTGGCTAAGTTCGTGCGCCGGGCGCCGCTGGTGTCCGAGATCCGTGACCTGTGGCCGGAGGTGCCCATCAAGCTGGGATATCTCAACAACCCGGTGGCGATATTCCTGGCGAAGACGCTGGAGAAGGCATTCTACGCGGCGTCCTCGCAGGTGGTGGCGCTGTCGCCATCGATGGGGCAGGGAGTCGCTGCAGTCGCACCGGGCAAGGACGTGACCGTGATTCCGAATGCGTCGGACTTTGAGCGTTTCGACGTGCCCGCCGACCAGCGCGCCGCCTTCCGCGCCGAGCAGGGCTGGGGCGATGACGTTGTCGCCGTGTACGCCGGCGGGTTCGGTATGTCCTACCAGCTGGAATGGATCGTCGACCTGGCAGAGCAGCTGCGCCGCGACGGTGTCGAGGGCGTGCGTTTCGTCCTGATTGGCCAGGGCAGCGACTCGGAGGCCCTGCACCGGCGGGCCCTGGATGCGGGGCTGGACGCGGATGCGATGTTCCTCGGGCGGCAGCCTAAGGAGGCGGTGGCGAAGTATGTTTCGGCCGCTGACGTGGCGCTATCCCCGCTGCGAGACGACCCCTGCCTGGAGGGCAACTCCCTGAACAAGGTATTCGACGCTATGGCCGCCTCCCGTCCGGTTGTGTTCAACCATGGCGGATGGCTGGAGGAGGCGGCCACCGAGCACGACTCGGGTTGGCGCCTGCCGCGCGATATCCCGGCCGCGGCCCGCAAGTTCGCCGAGATTGTCGCCGACCGCGATGCGCTGCGCGCCGCGGGCCAGCGCAATCGGGCGCTGGGCGAGAAGCGTTTTGCCCGCGACAGCCTGTACTCCCAGCTCATGGACGTGCTCAATAGTGCCGTTAGCGGCATTCGGAAGGAACAGAACTAA
- a CDS encoding sugar transferase codes for MSKGLRAQRAIKRGVDIAAATAGLVALSPVLGATALAVRLSMGSPILFRQQRPGLGGQPFDMLKFRTMLPVDPARGLTDDASRLTRVGAFLRSTSLDELPELINVLRGDMSLVGPRPLLMAYLDRYTPRQARRHEVRPGITGLAQVSGRNGLSWEERFELDVRYVDSWSLLADAKILLDTVLVVLKREGINAEGQATMSEFTG; via the coding sequence ATGTCGAAAGGCCTGCGCGCGCAACGCGCCATCAAACGAGGCGTGGACATCGCCGCGGCGACGGCGGGACTCGTCGCTCTATCGCCAGTGCTCGGCGCGACGGCGCTTGCGGTGCGCCTATCGATGGGCTCACCCATCCTCTTCCGCCAACAGCGCCCCGGCCTGGGCGGACAGCCCTTCGACATGCTGAAATTCCGCACCATGCTCCCGGTCGACCCCGCCCGCGGGCTTACCGACGACGCCTCCCGCCTCACTCGGGTCGGCGCCTTCTTGCGCTCGACAAGTCTCGATGAGCTGCCCGAACTAATTAACGTCCTGCGCGGCGATATGAGCCTGGTCGGTCCGCGCCCGCTGCTCATGGCCTACCTCGATCGCTACACGCCTCGGCAGGCGCGTCGCCACGAGGTTCGTCCTGGCATCACCGGGTTGGCGCAGGTATCGGGCCGCAACGGCCTGTCGTGGGAGGAGCGCTTCGAGCTCGACGTCCGCTACGTGGACAGCTGGTCCCTGCTTGCCGACGCCAAGATTCTCCTCGATACCGTGCTCGTGGTACTGAAGCGGGAGGGAATCAACGCCGAGGGCCAGGCGACCATGAGCGAATTTACCGGCTAG